The nucleotide window CCGACGGGCTGGGAGGCTTCGGCAGGACGGATCCTGCCCCCTGCACCGGGAGACGGTGCCGGTCTGGTGGTCCTGAGCCCGGCAGGGTGGTCCGGCAGGATGGGTGCTCCCGGCTGCTGCCGCGGGGGGAGCGGGGGGTTGAGCACCGCTCCGGTGGTGCCCTCCTCTACCAGGGCTCCATCCCCACGTAGGATGGGGACGTCCAGCGCTGCCAGGCTGAGGGTCCCAGGTGGTTCCCGGGGGGTTTTGGTGCCGTCGGATGGAGCcgtctgctgctgctgctgctgctgctgcgtgGTGAGGAGGGGAGATGGCACGGACACCGTGTCACCCACCCCGGCACCCAGGACCTCCTCGGTCCCGGAGCCACCGTCCATGCTACTGGGGGGCTGGGAGAGGGCGTCTAAGACAGCGAGGGTGGCATGGAGGTGGCTGTAAGGGAGCTGGGTGCTAGCGGGTGCCACCTCGCTGCCGACATGGgtggcagcagagagggacggctgggtggcaggagggagggcaggggacaggcaaTTGCAGTCAGGATCTGTCCCCACACCtgaaagaagcagagagaagagatggACTCTGGGGTCACCAGCCTCCAAGAGGGACAAAGCCAGCAGAGTCAAGGGGTacagcggggggggggggggcaagaCCCCCGTCCCTCCCCATAGCCCCGGGCAAGAAGGTCAAAAAGTCCCCCAAAAAAATAAGGAGAGGGGAGGCGAGGCAAGGCGCAGGCAGGACAGACACAAAGGGGAcaagcagcaggcaggatgaAGCAAACCCGGGTCCCCTGAGCCAATGGCAGCAGTTatccagggctggcaggagctgagcagtcACGTTTTAATGTCCCCCCCGGGCACAGGGACACAGCAGTCAGACTTCTCCCTGGACATGCAAACACACAGCGTGGGTGCTCGCCAAAGCACGGATGGCAACAAGGGCTCTTCTACCCCATCAGGCAACACTCTCCCCAAAGGCTTAGacaggggaaactgaggcacgggacAGCTGAAGTGAGGTCATGCAGCACATCGGTGGCAGAGGGGTCGCGGCGCTTTGAGTTCTCCATGTCACACTCAACCCAGGTGCTGGGGCTTGAGATGCCACCAAGCCTGATGCCTCCAGCCAGGCTGATGGAGATGCCTCCTTCTTCCCCCTCAACATCTCTCTCCAGACTCATTTCCAGCAGGATTCTGGCACAGATCCCACCTCCAAAGGGTGGTCAGCTCTTTCTCCCAAACCCAGCTCTCCCCAGACACAGAGTTCACCAAGGCCACCCCATGGGGATGGCCACCAGCCTAGCAACAGAGACAAGGACCAAGGCAGAGCCGTGCCCAGGGCGCCCGCGTGTGCCCCGGGCTGGGGACACGCGGCTGTCAAGCTGCTCCATGCAGGTGACCCCAAGCTCCAGATGCAATTTCTCAGCGTCTCACCTGGAGAGGATGCAGCTTTCCTGGGTCCCAAGCACGCCCTGCGATAGACCTGGCTGCAATCCTTCTCAAAGCTCTCCtggttctgcagcagctggttGATGTCTTGGAAAAACTCTTTCACCAGCACCAGCATCTCATAGGGGGAGGTGGTGAACTCCTCAAAGCACATTTGGGACAGCTGGAAGAAGACCCAGGATCAGCATCAACTCCACAACAGTGTTGAGCACCCAGTGTCACCACCACGCTGCACCCAGGGCAGGATTTGACCCCCCCATGGCTCCCTGTGTCTACACACACCACGATCCCTGCTCCACCTCAAGGTCCTGCCCATGTGGGCATGCTCCAGACACCTCATTTTACCCAAAGATGAGAGCTTGGATTTGTTAAATCCCCTAAATCCAGCAGCCCAGGAGGCAGGGGACACCATACCTTTCTctcctcatcatcctcatccCTGATGCAGGGGTCAACATTCTCATCGATGCTGCTGTACATCCTGCGCACCGTCTGCATCTTCTTGGCATTGGAAGAGTTCTCCTTGAACTCCGTCCTCTCCAGGATCTTacccagcagaggaaaagca belongs to Calypte anna isolate BGI_N300 chromosome 26, bCalAnn1_v1.p, whole genome shotgun sequence and includes:
- the CSF1 gene encoding macrophage colony-stimulating factor 1; this encodes MPRLGAKVSLFRCTLLSSLLLLLVCSIHETEQNSYCQQIITERHLAELEELADTQMQHPGRVSFKFIDKMQLNDSVCYVKAAFPLLGKILERTEFKENSSNAKKMQTVRRMYSSIDENVDPCIRDEDDEERKLSQMCFEEFTTSPYEMLVLVKEFFQDINQLLQNQESFEKDCSQVYRRACLGPRKAASSPGVGTDPDCNCLSPALPPATQPSLSAATHVGSEVAPASTQLPYSHLHATLAVLDALSQPPSSMDGGSGTEEVLGAGVGDTVSVPSPLLTTQQQQQQQQTAPSDGTKTPREPPGTLSLAALDVPILRGDGALVEEGTTGAVLNPPLPPRQQPGAPILPDHPAGLRTTRPAPSPGAGGRIRPAEASQPVGQLRFTRMAPGMMRDPVPGGPGDGARGGGLSRLREPQDPPGPGFDSGFVLSAEQRRKEPPPREGRREPLLYITVASVVAVLLAMGGLLFYKYKSRVLERSLDEGDTDPEEPQRRALQGARGCPELETEDL